In Labrus bergylta chromosome 6, fLabBer1.1, whole genome shotgun sequence, the following proteins share a genomic window:
- the LOC109982523 gene encoding flavin-containing monooxygenase 5 — MARLVAVVGGGSSGLACIKCCLDEGLQPVCFESSDDLGGLWRFKENPEADRASIYHSVIINTSKEMMCFSDFPIPAHFPNYMHNSLIMDYFRMYADHFQLTKHIRFNTKVLQVKQRSDFSQSGQWDIETENKEGKKEKHIFDAVMICIGHHCQPNLPLHDFPGIDTFKGQFFHSRDYKTPEQWRDKKVVVIGIGNSGGDIAVELSKVTKQLCLSTRRGAWILNRVSDGGFPRDVFNTRVLKFQRQTLPFGFICNAAERRLNHRFDHSLYNLKPKHRLFSQHPTVNDELPNRILSGTVQVKPNVRRFQGSSVEFDDGSVVEDVDLVVFATGYRFSFPFLASQVLSVSDNKASLYKYVFPHELQRHTLAIIGLVQPLGAIMPVSEMQARWATRVFKGCAKLPSVVDMMKDIQCKKKTMAQRYVSSQRHTIQVDYISYMDEIAEQVGVRPSVLRLLLTHPRMGLNVLLGPCTPYQYRLQGPGKWAGARQAILTQWERVAQPMQTRPCPAAEPHRSFLWPLMVSAAVVGVAFYINRNKLPTFLQDPTELLERIKVFMPAL, encoded by the exons ATGGCTCGTCTTGTTGCCGTGGTCGGAGGGGGCAGTTCAGGTCTGGCCTGCATCAAGTGCTGTCTGGATGAGGGGCTGCAGCCCGTCTGCTTTGAGAGCAGCGATGACTTGGGGGGTCTGTGGAGGTTCAAG GAGAATCCAGAGGCGGACAGAGCCAGCATCTACCACTCTGTCATCATCAACACCTCCAAGGAGATGATGTGTTTCAGTGACTTTCCCATCCCGGCACACTTCCCCAACTACATGCACAACTCCCTCATCATGGACTACTTCAGGATGTACGCCGACCACTTCCAGCTCACCAAACACATCCGCTTCAAC ACCAAAGTGCTGCAGGTGAAGCAGAGGTCAGATTTCTCTCAGTCTGGTCAGTGGGACATCGAGACGGAGAACAAGGAGGGTAAAAaggagaaacacatttttgatgcagtGATGATCTGTATTGGACACCATTGTCAACCCAACCTGCCCCTACACGACTTcccag GCATCGACACCTTTAAAGGACAGTTCTTCCACAGCAGGGACTACAAGACTCCGGAGCAGTGGAGGGACAAAAAGGTGGTGGTGATCGGGATAGGAAACTCCGGAGGAGACATCGCAGTGGAGCTCAGCAAAGTCACCAAACAG CTATGTCTGAGCACACGGAGGGGGGCCTGGATCCTGAACCGAGTGTCAGACGGAGGATTTCCTCGTGACGTCTTCAACACCAGAGTGCTGAAGTTCCAGCGTCAGACCCTCCCGTTTGGATTCATCTGCAATGCCGCAGAGAGACGTCTCAACCACAGATTTGATCACAGTCTGTACAACCTGAAGCCAAAGCACAG gttgtTCAGCCAACATCCCACAGTGAACGACGAGCTTCCAAACCGCATCCTGTCAGGTACCGTTCAGGTGAAACCAAACGTGCGCAGGTTTCAGGGCTCCAGTGTGGAGTTTGATGATGGGAGTGTGGTGGAGGACGTGGACCTGGTG GTGTTTGCCACAGGTTACAGGTTCTCCTTCCCGTTCCTGGCCTCTCAGGTGCTCTCAGTGTCTGACAACAAAGCATCTCTCTACAAGTACGTGTTTCCTCATGAGCTGCAGCGCCACACACTGGCCATCATCGGCCTGGTGCAGCCACTGGGAGCCATCATGCCAGTCTCTGAGATGCAGGCCAGGTGGGCCACTCGAGTCTTTAAAG GGTGCGCAAAGCTCCCCTCAGTGGTCGACATGATGAAAGACATCCAGTGCAAGAAGAAGACCATGGCTCAAAG GTATGTGAGCAGTCAGAGACACACCATCCAGGTGGACTACATCAGCTACATGGATGAGATCGCAGAGCAGGTGGGGGTCCGACCAAGCGTACTGAGGCTGCTGCTGACCCACCCCAGGATGGGACTCAACGTGTTGCTGGGTCCCTGCACGCCATACCAGTATCGTCTCCAAGGCCCTGGAAAGTGGGCGGGGGCCCGTCAGGCCATCCTCACCCAGTGGGAGAGAGTGGCTCAGCCCATGCAGACCCGGCCCTGCCCAGCAGCTGAACCCCACAGGTCGTTTCTGTGGCCCCTGATGGTGTCAGCCGCCGTCGTTGGCGTGGCCTTCTACATCAACAGGAACAAGCTTCCAACTTTCCTCCAAGATCCCACTGAGCTGCTGGAGAGGATCAAAGTCTTCATGCCTGCTCTGTGA
- the LOC109982578 gene encoding flavin-containing monooxygenase 5 gives MARLVAVVGGGSSGLACIKCCLDEGLQPVCFESSDDLGGLWRFKENPEADRASIYHSVIINTSKEMMCFSDFPIPAHFPNYMHNSLIMDYFRMYADHFQLTKHIRFNTKVLQVKQRSDFSQSGQWDIETENKEGKKEKHIFDAVMICIGHHCQPNLPLHDFPGIDTFKGQFFHSRDYKTPEQWRDKKVVVIGIGNSGGDIAVELSKVTKQLCLSTRRGAWILNRVSDGGFPRDVFNTRVLKFQRQTLPFGFICNAAERRLNHRFDHSLYNLKPKHRLFSQHPTVNDELPNRILSGTVQVKPNVRRFQGSSVEFDDGSVVEDVDLVVFATGYRFSFPFLASQVLSVSDNKASLYKYVFPHELQRHTLAIIGLVQPLGAIMPISEMQARWATRVFKGCIKLPSEATMMKDIQSKTEAMTKRYVSSQRHTIQVDYISYMDEIAEQVGVRPSVPRLLLTDPRMGLNVLLGPCTPYQYRLQGPGKWAGARQAILTQWERVAQPMQTRPCPAAEPHRSFLWPLMVSAAVVGVAFYINRNKLPTFLQDPTELLERIKVFMPAL, from the exons ATGGCTCGTCTTGTTGCCGTGGTCGGAGGGGGCAGTTCAGGTCTGGCCTGCATCAAGTGCTGTCTGGATGAGGGGCTGCAGCCCGTCTGCTTTGAGAGCAGCGATGACTTGGGGGGTCTGTGGAGGTTCAAG GAGAATCCAGAGGCGGACAGAGCCAGCATCTACCACTCTGTCATCATCAACACCTCCAAGGAGATGATGTGTTTCAGTGACTTTCCCATCCCGGCACACTTCCCCAACTACATGCACAACTCCCTCATCATGGACTACTTCAGGATGTACGCCGACCACTTCCAGCTCACCAAACACATCCGCTTCAAC ACCAAAGTGCTGCAGGTGAAGCAGAGGTCAGATTTCTCTCAGTCTGGTCAGTGGGACATCGAGACGGAGAACAAGGAGGGTAAAAaggagaaacacatttttgatgcagtGATGATCTGTATTGGACACCATTGTCAACCCAACCTGCCCCTACACGACTTcccag GCATCGACACCTTTAAAGGACAGTTCTTCCACAGCAGGGACTACAAGACTCCGGAGCAGTGGAGGGACAAAAAGGTGGTGGTGATCGGGATAGGAAACTCCGGAGGAGACATCGCAGTGGAGCTCAGCAAAGTCACCAAACAG CTGTGTCTGAGCACACGGAGGGGGGCCTGGATCCTGAACCGAGTGTCAGACGGAGGATTTCCTCGTGACGTCTTCAACACCAGAGTGCTGAAGTTCCAGCGTCAGACCCTCCCGTTTGGATTCATCTGCAATGCCGCAGAGAGACGTCTCAACCACAGATTTGATCACAGTCTGTACAACCTGAAGCCAAAGCACAG gttgtTCAGCCAACATCCCACAGTGAACGACGAGCTTCCAAACCGCATCCTGTCAGGTACCGTTCAGGTGAAACCAAACGTGCGCAGGTTTCAGGGCTCCAGTGTGGAGTTTGATGATGGGAGTGTGGTGGAGGACGTGGACCTGGTG GTGTTTGCCACAGGTTACAGGTTCTCCTTCCCGTTCCTGGCCTCTCAGGTGCTCTCAGTGTCTGACAACAAAGCATCTCTCTACAAGTACGTGTTTCCTCATGAGCTGCAGCGCCACACACTGGCCATCATCGGCCTGGTGCAGCCACTGGGAGCCATCATGCCAATCTCTGAGATGCAGGCCAGGTGGGCCACTCGAGTCTTTAAAG GCTGCATCAAACTCCCATCAGAAGCCACCATGATGAAAGACATCCAGTCTAAGACGGAGGCCATGACTAAAAG GTATGTGAGCAGTCAGAGACACACCATCCAGGTGGACTACATCAGTTACATGGATGAGATCGCAGAGCAGGTGGGGGTCCGACCAAGTGTGCCGAGGCTGCTGCTGACCGACCCCAGGATGGGACTCAACGTGTTGCTTGGTCCCTGCACGCCATACCAGTATCGTCTCCAAGGCCCTGGAAAGTGGGCGGGGGCCCGTCAGGCCATCCTCACCCAGTGGGAGAGAGTGGCTCAGCCCATGCAGACCCGGCCCTGCCCAGCAGCTGAACCCCACAGGTCATTTCTGTGGCCCCTGATGGTGTCAGCCGCCGTCGTTGGCGTGGCCTTCTACATCAACAGGAACAAGCTTCCAACTTTCCTCCAAGATCCCACTGAGCTGCTGGAGCGGATCAAAGTCTTCATGCCTGCTCTGTGA